The Actinomycetota bacterium genome includes a window with the following:
- a CDS encoding penicillin acylase family protein, giving the protein MDVARTMFGRLLGSRLPWTEGVLDVEGIDEPLNIRRDAWGVPHIDAATENDGWYGLGFCHGQDRSFQLETLLRVIRGTLSALIGKDGLNIDRMSRRIGFARNNDRQLANFDAGIQANIRSYVAGVNAGNTTGLPKKAHEFVLLTSKPTPWTPADVVGIIRLQSFLFATNADAELARLKILLSDGPEVLAAVDPSCGESWQGMLRPDAVAPAVDRLAEDLAAFGSFVGAGGASNSWCLSGDRTATGRPLLANDPHLPALLPSVWYLAHITTPEWSVAGATLVGGPAVEVGHNGFASWGITAALFDNTDLFSEELGPDGATLRAGDGFVPCEVLNEVIKVRYKKSVTEKVVITPRGPVVSPAFDEGVGALSIKAFWLGEMPVEGFLRVHRTTGFDQFRRWFARWPAPDLNISYADSDGTIGWQLVGAVPIRKKGWGTVPMPGWDPSSGWEDEPVPFEEMPYLSNPDRGFVATANTRPYPNVDEPFLGVDWIDGYRLARITEMLGERSDWDMVATHALQLDELSVPWRDMRDTVLAAPAAGPATRTGLDLLREWDGRVSAGSPGAAVFEFFLAEMARRVARAKAPRSSDWVLGKGFAQLMPYTSFSYRRVGHLVQLLNNPPKDEWFGHPWADEIAAAVGAAVQTITEMKGEDVAGWAWGKVRPVEIKHPVGEQKPMDKVFNLGPFPWGGDSNTVAQTSVDPLEAGNDPAFIASLRFVADVGNWDACEWVIPAGQSGNPMSAHYDDQLPLWQQGKGITIPWTPEAVASATVKTLKLVPKK; this is encoded by the coding sequence GTGGATGTAGCTCGGACGATGTTCGGAAGGCTGCTGGGCTCGCGCCTGCCCTGGACCGAGGGCGTTCTGGACGTCGAAGGCATCGACGAGCCCCTCAACATCCGCCGTGACGCTTGGGGAGTGCCCCACATCGACGCGGCCACCGAGAACGACGGCTGGTACGGCCTGGGCTTCTGCCACGGGCAGGACCGCTCGTTCCAGCTCGAGACCCTGCTTCGGGTGATCCGGGGCACGCTGTCCGCGCTGATCGGCAAGGACGGCCTCAACATAGACCGGATGTCCCGCCGCATCGGGTTTGCGCGCAACAACGACCGCCAGCTGGCGAACTTCGACGCCGGCATCCAGGCCAACATCCGCTCGTACGTCGCCGGCGTCAACGCCGGGAACACCACCGGGCTGCCCAAGAAGGCGCACGAGTTCGTCCTTCTGACCTCCAAGCCCACCCCGTGGACCCCGGCCGACGTCGTCGGGATCATCCGGCTGCAGTCGTTCCTGTTCGCCACCAACGCCGACGCAGAGCTGGCCCGCCTGAAGATCCTGCTCTCCGACGGCCCCGAGGTGCTGGCCGCAGTCGATCCCAGCTGCGGCGAGTCGTGGCAGGGGATGTTGAGGCCCGACGCAGTCGCCCCCGCGGTCGACCGTCTGGCCGAGGACCTGGCGGCGTTCGGCAGCTTCGTCGGGGCCGGGGGAGCGTCGAACAGCTGGTGCCTGTCCGGCGATCGCACGGCAACCGGGCGCCCGCTCCTGGCCAACGACCCGCACCTTCCGGCTCTGCTGCCCTCCGTCTGGTACCTGGCCCACATCACCACCCCCGAGTGGTCGGTGGCCGGCGCAACCCTGGTCGGCGGGCCGGCGGTTGAGGTCGGACACAACGGCTTCGCCTCGTGGGGGATCACCGCGGCCCTGTTCGACAACACCGACCTGTTCTCCGAGGAGCTGGGGCCCGACGGCGCAACCCTTCGCGCCGGCGACGGCTTCGTCCCGTGCGAGGTCCTGAATGAGGTGATCAAGGTCCGCTACAAGAAGTCCGTGACCGAGAAGGTTGTGATCACCCCCCGCGGCCCGGTGGTGAGCCCGGCGTTCGACGAGGGTGTCGGCGCTCTTTCGATCAAGGCCTTCTGGCTGGGGGAGATGCCGGTGGAGGGTTTCCTCAGGGTCCACCGCACCACCGGGTTCGACCAGTTCCGCCGCTGGTTCGCCCGCTGGCCGGCTCCCGACCTGAACATCAGCTACGCCGACTCGGACGGCACCATCGGCTGGCAGCTGGTGGGAGCGGTACCGATTCGCAAGAAGGGATGGGGCACCGTCCCGATGCCCGGCTGGGACCCGTCGTCCGGCTGGGAGGACGAGCCGGTTCCCTTCGAGGAGATGCCGTACCTGTCCAACCCCGACCGGGGGTTCGTCGCGACGGCCAACACCCGGCCCTACCCGAACGTCGACGAGCCGTTCCTCGGCGTCGACTGGATCGACGGGTACCGGCTCGCACGGATAACGGAGATGCTCGGCGAGCGCTCCGACTGGGACATGGTCGCGACCCACGCCCTGCAGCTCGACGAGCTTTCGGTCCCCTGGAGGGACATGCGGGACACGGTCCTGGCGGCCCCGGCGGCCGGCCCGGCGACCCGGACCGGCCTCGACCTGCTGCGGGAGTGGGACGGCCGGGTATCGGCGGGGTCACCCGGCGCCGCGGTCTTCGAGTTCTTCCTCGCCGAGATGGCCCGGCGGGTCGCCCGGGCGAAGGCACCCCGGAGCTCGGATTGGGTGCTGGGCAAGGGTTTTGCGCAGCTCATGCCCTACACCTCGTTCTCCTACCGGAGGGTCGGGCACCTGGTGCAGCTTTTGAACAACCCCCCGAAGGATGAATGGTTCGGGCACCCGTGGGCCGACGAGATCGCAGCCGCCGTGGGAGCCGCAGTTCAGACGATCACCGAGATGAAGGGTGAGGACGTCGCCGGCTGGGCCTGGGGCAAGGTGCGCCCGGTGGAGATCAAGCACCCGGTGGGGGAGCAGAAGCCTATGGACAAGGTCTTCAACCTCGGCCCGTTCCCGTGGGGAGGCGACTCCAACACCGTCGCCCAGACCTCGGTCGACCCGCTCGAGGCCGGCAACGACCCAGCGTTCATCGCCTCGCTGCGCTTCGTGGCCGACGTCGGCAACTGGGACGCCTGCGAGTGGGTGATCCCGGCCGGCCAGTCGGGCAACCCGATGTCGGCCCATTACGACGACCAGCTCCCGCTTTGGCAGCAGGGCAAAGGCATAACCATCCCGTGGACCCCGGAGGCCGTCGCCTCGGCAACGGTCAAGACGCTGAAGCTGGTGCCGAAGAAGTAG
- a CDS encoding DUF255 domain-containing protein has product MDDATSRTNQLPEEASPYLRRQAGQAVHWLPWGEQALRRAVDENRPLLVSIGYAASHQCRAADSFFDDFDLAELVNSEFVAVKVDRLEHPEVDAHVGEMVRAMGKSTEYPMTVFLTPEGAPFGSRPPVLGDNVQDFAGSLRQAADEWRQDPEEARRRASATVEQLRRSSAEAVKSEPVGPALLQQAVFGIQAAFDDVNGGFGEAPKPVHTPAIEFMLRAGGRGVARAATVADSSLSLMAKGGIYDQIGGGFHHMSVDRAWRVPRFEKLLVDNALLVRSYLHAWQLGKDETFSRIALETVEYLIRDLANPAGAFYAGESATSDGMEGGFYTWQSDEFTMVAPDAVEAYGVTKAGQFKGRNVLTLAAGEHPSAAKAALLKRRRVRTRPDRDEQILTSWNGLAIAALAEAGAALERPDLLEAARRTATAILQRNRQGSGRLWHVNPPGGPAVPGLLEDYAYLAEGLYTLWEATFEPEWITTCEEIVRRMVDEFWDSEGGGLFTAPADPAAVLPRRKDRKDGLGPSPAAVVSVLLGKLAVLTGNRDYRTKAIAIVEDALGLLQERHLESAGMLSAVDALLASPVEIVVLGPTTDRRTRDLRKQIWVRYLPNKVCAGAPPLIPFPILEGREPVGDAPTVHVSRAGTRKPPVLNPEDFEAALKFWTSPTDRQVARVNDLIGNALQRRHFFDNLQNPAWIEPLREAGLFDAPPGPIVDLAESTVGSPPWPQSKYLARMAPFSPEAVQEAVMSVPAAENVQVHEDMADVALALPPELAVKLVPKARQWLQSPYLLHLPEKLGQLAARLAQGGQPEAAIELAEALFELRPGDPSIVKQPVWLPPEPRGRFGKYAYEEILAEQMPVLAEKAPFPTVELLCDLLSAAITFSHRPGEEAPPADHSHLWRPAIHEHEKNDDKTLRNPLTTALADAAEGIARKQPSLVTELVKRLEQREWHVFRRVALHLLRIWPEVSPESINRRLADRHLFADPHFHHEYVLLARDHFEELSPEDQTVILGWLDAGPDMEQWNTDPRTVSDPATYADRWRLDRLAMLHDSLPPSHLEEYERLVALYGPPEHPDFVVNLPAPRTDPTTPRQAEELHENDLDELAEFLRTWTPTPGLGNPTSEGMARKLAAVVATEPVKFADAARSFKNLDPAYIWAILHGLREASEGYEFEWPPVLDLAIWTAEAETGADAARWRPARLEAARLISRGLGQGPAQLAYRFREKVWAAIRPLTDDPDAEPATPAGAVGAGIAESAAAQSVLTVRGEAMHAVMRYALWVRREIESSPNVRERLSRGFDEMPEVREVLEAHLDPAREPSAAIRAVYGRWFAFLLMLDNRWSSDAVERIFPRDPERQSLRDAAWEAHVSFSNPYDHLLTVIEDEYRRGVEMVGRFAERPENTISPENRLAEHLMVYYLRGKLALDRNGLVGRFFADAPDALRYHALSFIGRSLKNQQGMLPRDVAMRIQALWERRLQEATATGDLTGYEKELSAIGWWFASAKLETSWSVKQLMKVLEQGVTVEPATAVIARLKELDPSFAATKVKALAQILAREQDSVNLVAWTDDARAILNEAIGSADDSARATALDLLSFFDVQELEELVRWDQ; this is encoded by the coding sequence ATGGACGACGCAACTTCCCGCACCAATCAACTTCCCGAAGAAGCCTCCCCCTACCTGAGACGCCAGGCCGGCCAGGCCGTCCACTGGCTCCCCTGGGGCGAGCAGGCTCTTCGCCGGGCCGTCGATGAGAACAGGCCCCTGCTGGTGTCCATCGGATACGCAGCCTCGCACCAGTGCCGCGCGGCCGACTCCTTCTTCGACGACTTCGATTTGGCCGAGCTGGTCAACTCCGAGTTCGTCGCCGTCAAGGTCGACAGGCTGGAGCACCCGGAGGTCGACGCCCACGTCGGTGAGATGGTGCGGGCGATGGGAAAATCCACCGAGTACCCGATGACCGTGTTCCTGACCCCGGAGGGGGCTCCGTTCGGATCCCGCCCGCCGGTCCTCGGCGACAACGTCCAGGACTTCGCCGGGTCGCTCCGGCAGGCCGCGGATGAGTGGAGGCAGGACCCCGAGGAAGCCCGCCGCCGGGCCAGCGCCACCGTCGAGCAGCTTCGCCGGTCGTCCGCAGAAGCGGTCAAGAGCGAGCCGGTGGGCCCTGCGCTGCTCCAGCAGGCTGTTTTCGGCATCCAGGCTGCGTTCGACGACGTCAACGGGGGCTTCGGCGAGGCTCCCAAGCCGGTGCACACCCCGGCCATCGAGTTCATGCTCCGTGCCGGAGGCCGGGGGGTCGCCCGGGCGGCAACCGTCGCCGACTCCAGCCTCAGCCTCATGGCCAAAGGTGGAATCTACGACCAGATCGGCGGAGGTTTCCACCACATGTCCGTCGACCGTGCGTGGCGGGTGCCCCGCTTCGAGAAGCTTCTCGTCGACAACGCCCTTCTTGTCCGAAGCTACCTGCACGCCTGGCAGCTCGGCAAGGACGAGACGTTCAGCAGGATTGCTCTGGAAACCGTGGAGTACCTCATCCGCGACCTCGCAAACCCGGCCGGCGCCTTCTACGCCGGGGAGTCGGCGACGAGCGACGGCATGGAGGGCGGCTTCTACACCTGGCAGTCCGACGAGTTCACGATGGTTGCCCCTGACGCAGTCGAGGCCTACGGGGTCACGAAGGCCGGCCAGTTCAAGGGACGCAACGTGCTTACCCTCGCGGCCGGCGAGCACCCCAGCGCGGCGAAAGCGGCTCTGCTCAAGCGGAGACGGGTGCGTACGCGCCCGGACCGGGACGAGCAGATCCTGACCTCGTGGAACGGCCTCGCCATCGCGGCGCTGGCCGAGGCCGGCGCCGCTCTGGAGCGGCCCGACCTCCTGGAGGCGGCACGCCGGACCGCGACCGCAATCCTGCAGCGCAACCGGCAGGGCTCGGGCAGGCTGTGGCACGTCAACCCTCCGGGCGGCCCTGCCGTTCCCGGCCTGCTGGAGGACTACGCCTACCTGGCCGAGGGCCTTTACACGTTGTGGGAGGCGACCTTCGAACCGGAGTGGATAACCACCTGCGAGGAGATTGTCCGCAGGATGGTCGACGAGTTCTGGGACTCCGAGGGCGGGGGACTGTTCACCGCCCCCGCCGACCCCGCCGCGGTTTTGCCCCGCCGTAAAGACCGCAAGGACGGGCTGGGCCCTTCGCCTGCCGCGGTCGTCTCGGTGCTGCTCGGCAAGCTCGCCGTCCTGACCGGCAACCGGGACTACCGGACGAAGGCTATCGCCATAGTCGAGGACGCACTGGGATTGTTGCAGGAGCGGCACCTGGAGTCGGCGGGCATGTTGTCCGCAGTCGACGCCCTGCTCGCCAGCCCGGTTGAGATTGTGGTCCTCGGTCCCACCACCGACCGTCGCACCAGGGACCTCAGGAAGCAGATCTGGGTCCGATACCTGCCGAACAAGGTCTGCGCCGGAGCGCCGCCGCTGATCCCGTTCCCGATCCTCGAAGGTCGCGAGCCGGTCGGCGACGCGCCCACGGTGCACGTCTCGCGGGCCGGCACCCGCAAGCCGCCGGTCCTGAACCCGGAGGACTTCGAGGCGGCCCTCAAGTTCTGGACCAGCCCCACCGACCGCCAGGTCGCCCGGGTCAACGACCTCATCGGCAACGCCCTCCAAAGGCGGCACTTCTTCGACAACCTTCAGAACCCGGCGTGGATCGAGCCGCTGCGCGAGGCCGGTCTTTTCGACGCGCCCCCGGGTCCGATCGTCGACCTGGCCGAGAGCACCGTCGGCTCGCCGCCGTGGCCGCAATCCAAGTACCTGGCCCGAATGGCCCCGTTCAGCCCGGAGGCCGTGCAGGAGGCCGTGATGTCGGTTCCCGCCGCCGAGAACGTTCAGGTGCACGAAGACATGGCCGACGTTGCGCTGGCCCTGCCGCCCGAGCTTGCGGTCAAGCTGGTGCCCAAAGCCCGGCAGTGGCTGCAGTCGCCCTACCTGCTCCACCTCCCCGAGAAGCTCGGCCAGCTCGCCGCCCGCCTGGCCCAGGGCGGCCAGCCGGAGGCTGCGATAGAGCTGGCGGAGGCCCTGTTCGAGCTGCGCCCCGGTGACCCGTCGATCGTCAAGCAGCCGGTCTGGCTGCCCCCCGAGCCCCGCGGCCGGTTCGGCAAATACGCCTACGAGGAGATCCTTGCCGAGCAGATGCCGGTGCTCGCCGAGAAGGCGCCTTTCCCCACGGTCGAGCTGCTCTGCGACCTGCTGTCCGCGGCGATCACCTTCTCGCATCGACCCGGCGAGGAGGCGCCGCCCGCCGACCACTCCCACCTGTGGCGCCCGGCCATCCACGAGCATGAGAAGAACGACGACAAGACCCTGCGCAACCCGTTGACCACCGCGCTGGCCGACGCTGCCGAAGGGATTGCCCGCAAACAACCCTCGCTGGTGACCGAGCTGGTGAAGCGGCTGGAGCAGAGGGAGTGGCACGTCTTCCGCCGTGTCGCGCTCCACCTGCTGCGCATCTGGCCCGAGGTCTCACCGGAATCCATCAACCGCCGGTTGGCCGACCGGCACCTGTTCGCCGATCCCCACTTTCACCACGAGTACGTCTTGCTCGCCCGGGACCACTTCGAGGAGCTCTCCCCGGAGGACCAGACCGTGATCCTGGGGTGGCTGGACGCCGGCCCGGACATGGAGCAGTGGAACACCGACCCCCGGACGGTGAGCGACCCGGCAACCTACGCCGACCGGTGGCGCCTCGACCGCCTGGCGATGCTGCACGACTCCCTTCCGCCGTCACATCTGGAGGAGTACGAGCGGTTGGTTGCCCTGTACGGCCCGCCCGAGCACCCGGACTTCGTCGTCAACCTCCCGGCGCCCCGCACCGACCCGACCACGCCCCGCCAGGCCGAGGAGCTCCACGAGAACGACCTGGACGAGCTGGCGGAGTTCCTGCGAACCTGGACCCCCACCCCCGGACTCGGCAACCCCACCTCGGAGGGCATGGCCCGCAAGCTGGCGGCAGTGGTGGCCACCGAGCCGGTCAAGTTTGCCGACGCTGCCCGCTCCTTCAAGAATCTGGACCCCGCCTACATCTGGGCGATCCTCCACGGTCTGCGTGAGGCCTCCGAGGGCTACGAGTTCGAGTGGCCGCCGGTTCTGGACCTTGCGATCTGGACGGCGGAGGCCGAAACCGGGGCCGACGCCGCCCGCTGGCGGCCCGCCCGCCTGGAGGCGGCTCGCCTGATCTCCCGGGGCCTCGGCCAGGGCCCGGCGCAGCTTGCGTACCGGTTCCGGGAGAAGGTTTGGGCTGCCATCCGGCCGCTGACCGACGACCCGGACGCCGAGCCCGCAACTCCGGCCGGCGCCGTCGGGGCGGGCATCGCGGAGAGTGCGGCCGCCCAGTCGGTCCTGACCGTCCGGGGCGAGGCGATGCACGCCGTAATGCGCTACGCCCTGTGGGTCCGGCGCGAGATCGAGTCGAGCCCCAACGTCCGGGAACGCCTGTCGCGGGGCTTCGACGAGATGCCCGAGGTCCGGGAGGTCCTGGAGGCGCACCTGGACCCGGCCCGCGAGCCTTCGGCAGCCATCCGTGCGGTGTACGGCCGCTGGTTCGCCTTCCTGCTGATGCTCGACAACCGCTGGTCCTCCGACGCAGTGGAGCGGATCTTCCCCCGCGACCCCGAGCGGCAGTCGCTTCGGGACGCCGCCTGGGAGGCCCACGTGAGCTTCTCCAACCCCTACGACCACCTGCTCACGGTGATCGAGGACGAGTACCGGCGCGGGGTGGAGATGGTGGGTCGTTTCGCCGAACGCCCCGAGAACACGATTTCGCCCGAGAACCGGCTGGCCGAACACCTGATGGTGTACTACCTGAGGGGCAAGCTGGCCCTCGACCGCAACGGGCTGGTCGGCCGCTTCTTCGCCGACGCTCCGGACGCCCTGAGGTACCACGCCCTGTCGTTCATCGGCCGGAGCTTGAAGAACCAGCAGGGGATGCTACCGCGGGACGTGGCGATGCGGATCCAGGCGCTATGGGAGCGCCGGCTGCAGGAGGCGACGGCTACCGGCGACCTCACCGGCTACGAGAAGGAGCTGTCGGCCATCGGGTGGTGGTTCGCTTCGGCCAAGCTCGAGACCTCGTGGTCGGTCAAGCAGCTGATGAAGGTGCTGGAGCAGGGGGTGACTGTCGAGCCCGCAACCGCGGTCATCGCCCGGCTCAAGGAGCTGGACCCGTCGTTCGCCGCCACCAAGGTCAAGGCACTGGCGCAGATCCTTGCCCGCGAGCAGGACAGCGTGAACCTGGTCGCCTGGACCGACGACGCCCGGGCGATCCTGAACGAGGCCATCGGGTCGGCGGACGACTCCGCGCGGGCCACCGCTCTCGACCTGTTGAGCTTCTTCGACGTCCAGGAGCTCGAGGAGCTCGTCCGCTGGGACCAGTAG